A section of the Drosophila sechellia strain sech25 chromosome 3L, ASM438219v1, whole genome shotgun sequence genome encodes:
- the LOC6605188 gene encoding mitochondrial inner membrane protein OXA1L, with translation MLAHRMQLWRTTNAAMAMSSAAGRFTPQASAGGRRDLHLQRLTRGSSLPLTAPGNWSYLGQLRFASGGATAAGVSATKGEEFMQAVPKTELVDLPDIPAAPVPPPTDGLNVIDVMNAAGEPSFASIGLGGWSPVGMVQNCMEFLHCTWEIPWWGTIAIGTLAVRTIIFPLVILAQRNSAKMNNNMPQMQMLQLKMTEARQSGNAIESARYAQEMMLFMREKGVNPLKNMVVPLAQAPLFISFFMGLRQMANAPVESMRDGGLFWFTDLTMADPYYLLPLITSATLYLTIEIGTDSARLSAANMNTMKYVLRALPIVIFPFTMNFPAAILTYWACSNFISLGQVAVLRIPSVREYFKIEKMLTHAPSALPPKKGFVGGMKESWDNMKISKEIEERQRLDEIRFAKAGKGPLVKTYKFDPTKVAKPISAEPHMRLKEPPNKQG, from the exons ATGCTGGCCCACAGGATGCAGCTTTGGAGGACAACGAACGCGGCAATGGCCATGAGTTCCGCAGCCGGTCGTTTCACCCCACAG GCATCCGCGGGTGGCAGGAGAGATCTCCACCTCCAAAGGCTTACCAGGGGCAGCAGTCTGCCCTTAACGGCCCCCGGAAACTGGTCTTATCTCGGCCAGCTTCGTTTCGCCAGCGGTGGAGCAACTGCGGCGGGAGTTTCAGCCACCAAAGGCGAGGAGTTCATGCAGGCTGTGCCGAAAACGGAACTAGTGGATTTGCCGGACATACCCGCCGCTCCAGTGCCTCCACCCACAGATGGTCTGAATGTAATTGATGTGATGAATGCCGCTGGCGAACCCTCCTTCGCCTCCATTGGCTTGGGCGGCTGGTCGCCGGTGGGCATGGTACAGAACTGCATGGAATTCTTGCACTGCACGTGGGAAATTCCCTGGTGGGGCACCATCGCCATTGGAACGCTCGCAGTGCGAACCATAATCTTTCCATTGGTCATCTTGGCCCAGAGGAACTCTGCCAAGATGAACAACAATATGCcgcagatgcagatgctgCAGCTGAAAATGACCGAGGCCAGGCAGTCGGGAAATGCCATTGAATCCGCTCGTTATGCCCAGGAAATGATGCTCTTCATGCGGGAGAAGGGCGTCAATCCGCTCAAGAACATGGTAGTTCCCTTAGCCCAGGCACCGCTCTTCATTAGCTTCTTCATGGGACTGCGACAGATGGCCAACGCCCCAGTGGAATCGATGCGGGATGGAGGACTCTTCTGGTTCACGGATCTCACAATGGCGGATCCATACTACCTGCTGCCCTTGATCACCAGTGCCACGTTGTACCTGACCATTGAGATCGGAACGGATTCGGCACGCTTATCGGCTGCCAACATGAACACCATGAAATATGTGCTCAGAGCACTGCCCATTGTGATCTTCCCGTTCACGATGAACTTCCCCGCTGCCATTTTGACCTATTGGGCCTGCAGTAACTTTATATCGTTGGGACAGGTTGCGGTGCTGAGGATTCCCTCTGTGAGGGAGTACTTTAAGATCGAAAAGATGTTGACCCATGCGCCTAGTGCACTGCCACCCAAGAAGGGATTCGTCGGCGGAATGAAGGAGT CCTGGGACAACATGAAGATTTCGAAAGAAATCGAGGAGCGACAGCGCCTGGACGAGATCCGATTCGCCAAGGCCGGCAAGGGTCCGCTGGTCAAGACGTACAAGTTCGATCCCACGAAGGTGGCAAAACCCATCTCCGCGGAGCCGCACATGCGGCTAAAGGAGCCGCCGAACAAGCAGGGATAG
- the LOC6605187 gene encoding MIP18 family protein galla-2 — MPTEIENINPNVYDRIKERVLTANEEDESVPDPFDKREIFDLIRNINDPEHPLTLEELHVVQEDLIRINDGQNSVHISFTPTIPHCSMATLIGLSIRVKLLRSLPPRFKVTVEITPGTHASELAVNKQLADKERVAAALENKHLAEVINQCIAAKG; from the exons ATGCCCACGGAAATCGAGAACATCAACCCCAATGTCTATGACAGGATCAAGGAAAGGGTATTAACCGCCAACGAAGAAGACGAAAGCGTGCCGGATCCATTTGACAAACGAGAGATTTTTG ATCTCATTAGAAATATAAATGACCCGGAACATCCCTTGACCCTGGAGGAGTTGCATGTGGTGCAGGAAGATCTCATCCGGATAAACGATGGCCAGAATTCCGTGCACATCAGCTTCACCCCGACGATTCCCCATTGCTCGATGGCCACTTTGATTGGCCTTTCCATCCGGGTGAAGTTGCTCCGCTCGCTGCCACCCCGCTTCAAGGTCACCGTGGAAATAACGCCCGGCACGCACGCCTCCGAGCTGGCGGTGAACAAGCAACTGGCGGACAAGGAACGAGTGGCCGCCGCTCTGGAGAACAAACACCTCGCCGAGGTGATCAACCAGTGCATCGCCGCCAAGGGTTAA
- the LOC6605190 gene encoding larval cuticle protein 4, with translation MFRYMLVASAVLACAFGAATYNQEAGAYITKIGSDIQPEGNYNYQYETSNGIAAQESGIGGNHATGGFSWYSPEGELVQISYVADENGYQPQGALLPTPPPIPAAILKSLEYIRTHPQYVEQEYRRPALKRLIG, from the exons ATGTTCCGCTAC ATGCTCGTCGCCTCCGCCGTCCTGGCCTGCGCCTTCGGTGCTGCCACCTACAACCAGGAAGCTGGTGCCTACATCACCAAGATCGGCTCCGACATCCAGCCCGAGGGAAACTACAACTACCAGTACGAGACCAGCAACGGAATCGCCGCCCAGGAGTCCGGAATTGGAGGAAACCACGCCACCGGAGGATTCTCCTGGTACTCTCCCGAGGGTGAGCTCGTCCAGATCTCGTACGTGGCCGACGAGAACGGCTACCAGCCCCAGGGAGCTCTCCTGCCCACTCCTCCCCCAATCCCAGCTGCCATCCTTAAGAGCCTGGAGTACATCCGCACCCATCCCCAGTACGTCGAGCAGGAGTACCGCAGGCCCGCCCTGAAGAGGCTCATCGGTTAA
- the LOC6605189 gene encoding larval cuticle protein 4 — protein MFRYLLVASAVLACAFGAATYNQEAGAYITKIGSDIQPEGNYNYQYETSNGIAAQESGIGGNHATGGFSWYSPEGELVQISYVADENGYQPQGALLPTPPPIPAAILKSLEYIRTHPQYVEQEYRRPALKRLIG, from the exons ATGTTCCGCTAC CTGCTCGTCGCCTCCGCCGTCCTGGCCTGCGCCTTCGGTGCCGCCACCTACAACCAGGAAGCTGGTGCCTACATCACCAAGATCGGCTCCGACATCCAGCCCGAGGGAAACTACAACTACCAGTACGAGACCAGCAACGGAATCGCCGCCCAGGAGTCCGGAATTGGAGGAAACCACGCCACCGGAGGATTCTCCTGGTACTCTCCCGAGGGTGAGCTCGTCCAGATCTCGTACGTGGCCGACGAGAACGGCTACCAGCCCCAGGGAGCTCTCCTGCCCACTCCTCCCCCAATCCCAGCTGCCATCCTTAAGAGCCTGGAGTACATCCGCACCCATCCCCAGTACGTCGAGCAGGAGTACCGCAGGCCCGCCCTGAAGAGGCTCATCGGTTAA
- the LOC6605191 gene encoding endocuticle structural glycoprotein SgAbd-8, with amino-acid sequence MIKTALIISLFLVAAIRAADESQAQTTKYRNEIKPDGSYSWEYGTSNGIDAQESGVGGVQATGSVSYAAPDGTPIQLQYTADENGYRPTGAHLPTPPPIPDYILKALAYIEAHPFQRIQLKK; translated from the exons ATGATCAAGACC GCGCTAATCATTTCCCTGTTCCTGGTGGCCGCCATCCGAGCTGCAGACGAATCACAGGCACAGACCACCAAATACCGCAACGAGATCAAGCCGGATGGCTCATACAGCTGGGAATACGGAACCTCCAACGGCATCGATGCCCAGGAGAGTGGAGTGGGTGGAGTTCAAGCAACGGGATCCGTGAGCTACGCTGCTCCCGATGGAACACCCATCCAGCTGCAGTACACTGCCGACGAGAACGGATACCGTCCGACTGGTGCTCATCTGCCCACGCCGCCTCCCATTCCAGATTACATCCTCAAGGCTTTGGCCTACATCGAGGCGCATCCATTCCAGAGGATTCAGCTGAAGAAGTAG